The following coding sequences lie in one Chiroxiphia lanceolata isolate bChiLan1 chromosome 19, bChiLan1.pri, whole genome shotgun sequence genomic window:
- the APOH gene encoding beta-2-glycoprotein 1 isoform X1 produces the protein MHPLALLVGIVALSHGALAAKVCPRPPEVLFATINVDKQVYEVGEEVEYTCRPGFMPNNGQRKYTCLPTGKWAFNTLLCLPKRCTPPGPLENGKIDFVELQYQSTINFSCEPGYNLVGSRTSQCMSDGKWTGVFPQCQPVTCPPPPIPEFGVLSYRRSKPGNVSHFLDTITFECVPPMALFGNETATCTANGTWSSIPECKVVTCPTPIGIENGFIEFAVRRTYHYNESVSFGCQPTYVMEGSNHSRCEKTGNWSTKPICRAPCKIPVKKAVVLYNGEKKRVQNDLKEGILHGETVSFFCKNKEKSCAYTVDVACVDGNFTLPACFKERGFFSTLVKKDPSDMKPCEDEA, from the exons ATGCACCCCCTGGCACTGCTCGTGGGCATCGTGGCCCTGAGCCACGGGGCTCTTGCAGCAAAAG tgTGCCCCAGGCCTCCAGAAGTGCTGTTTGCCACAATTAACGTGGACAAGCAGGTGTATGAAGTGGGTGAGGAGGTGGAATACACCTGCAGGCCTGGGTTCATGCCCAACAATGGCCAGAGGAAGTACACCTGCCTCCCGACCGGCAAGTGGGCCTTCAACACCCTGCTGTGCCTCC CAAAGAGATGTACCCCTCCTGGACCCTTGGAGAATGGAAAGATTGATTTTGTAGAACTCCAGTATCAGAGTACTATAAATTTTTCATGTGAACCAGG ctacaaCCTTGTTGGGTCAAGAACAAGCCAGTGCATGTCAGATGGAAAGTGGACTGGAGTTTTTCCACAGTGTCAAC CGGTGACTTGCCCACCTCCCCCCATCCCGGAATTTGGAGTCCTTTCTTACCGTCGCTCAAAACCTGGAAACGTTTCTCATTTCCTGGACACGATCACCTTCGAATGTGTCCCCCCCATGGCACTTTTTGGGAATGAGACAGCCACCTGCACGGCCAATGGGACCTGGAGCAGCATTCCAGAGTGCAAGG TTGTCACCTGCCCCACTCCAATAGGGATAGAAAATGGATTCATAGAGTTTGCTGTCCGCAGGACGTACCACTACAACGAGAGTGTCAGCTTTGGCTGCCAGCCCACCTATGTGATGGAGGGATCCAACCATTCCCGGTGTGAAAAGACTGGAAACTGGTCCACAAAACCGATTTGTAGAG caccATGTAAGATACCAGTTAAGAAAGCTGTGGTGTTATACAATGGGGAGAAGAAGAGAGTTCAGAACGACCTCAAGGAGGGTATTCTGCACGGGGAAACCGTGTCCTTCTTCTGCAAGAACAAGGAAAAATCCTGTGCCTACACCGTGGACGTGGCGTGTGTGGATGGCAACTTCACCCTCCCTGCCTGTTTCAAAG AACGTGGCTTTTTTTCAACTCTTGTGAAGAAGGACCCATCAGACATGAAACCATGTGAAGACGAAGCATGA
- the APOH gene encoding beta-2-glycoprotein 1 isoform X2 — MHPLALLVGIVALSHGALAAKAKRCTPPGPLENGKIDFVELQYQSTINFSCEPGYNLVGSRTSQCMSDGKWTGVFPQCQPVTCPPPPIPEFGVLSYRRSKPGNVSHFLDTITFECVPPMALFGNETATCTANGTWSSIPECKVVTCPTPIGIENGFIEFAVRRTYHYNESVSFGCQPTYVMEGSNHSRCEKTGNWSTKPICRAPCKIPVKKAVVLYNGEKKRVQNDLKEGILHGETVSFFCKNKEKSCAYTVDVACVDGNFTLPACFKERGFFSTLVKKDPSDMKPCEDEA; from the exons ATGCACCCCCTGGCACTGCTCGTGGGCATCGTGGCCCTGAGCCACGGGGCTCTTGCAGCAAAAG CAAAGAGATGTACCCCTCCTGGACCCTTGGAGAATGGAAAGATTGATTTTGTAGAACTCCAGTATCAGAGTACTATAAATTTTTCATGTGAACCAGG ctacaaCCTTGTTGGGTCAAGAACAAGCCAGTGCATGTCAGATGGAAAGTGGACTGGAGTTTTTCCACAGTGTCAAC CGGTGACTTGCCCACCTCCCCCCATCCCGGAATTTGGAGTCCTTTCTTACCGTCGCTCAAAACCTGGAAACGTTTCTCATTTCCTGGACACGATCACCTTCGAATGTGTCCCCCCCATGGCACTTTTTGGGAATGAGACAGCCACCTGCACGGCCAATGGGACCTGGAGCAGCATTCCAGAGTGCAAGG TTGTCACCTGCCCCACTCCAATAGGGATAGAAAATGGATTCATAGAGTTTGCTGTCCGCAGGACGTACCACTACAACGAGAGTGTCAGCTTTGGCTGCCAGCCCACCTATGTGATGGAGGGATCCAACCATTCCCGGTGTGAAAAGACTGGAAACTGGTCCACAAAACCGATTTGTAGAG caccATGTAAGATACCAGTTAAGAAAGCTGTGGTGTTATACAATGGGGAGAAGAAGAGAGTTCAGAACGACCTCAAGGAGGGTATTCTGCACGGGGAAACCGTGTCCTTCTTCTGCAAGAACAAGGAAAAATCCTGTGCCTACACCGTGGACGTGGCGTGTGTGGATGGCAACTTCACCCTCCCTGCCTGTTTCAAAG AACGTGGCTTTTTTTCAACTCTTGTGAAGAAGGACCCATCAGACATGAAACCATGTGAAGACGAAGCATGA